In one window of Thermodesulfobacteriota bacterium DNA:
- a CDS encoding MFS transporter, whose amino-acid sequence MGSNHYSQIGLRDLFDLKRADTVILHKTWFAFFLTFFVWFNMAPLATTIAAASGLTMDELKLLAVCNVALAAPGRFIMAGLTDRFGPRKTLTLIMVATSVPCLAFAFAGSYGQMIVSRLLLGMVGTGLMAGIHMTSLWFRPRDIGFVQGVEAGLGNWGSSIAAMLMPVLALNVFGSWRLAIAMSGVLMLVYGAYFWYTVSDGPERAFRRSPGKGSAIEVSSWGDLVAALIWTAPITGVLALLVWRARGMGYIGGEIAALAYAVIAAAVLYQTGRVVRLNLPMLKKGVPDRDRYRFTDVGALCLCYVATFGAEVAVISMLPVFLQNGFSLTPQLAGLLGAAFAFLNIFSRALGGYITGRMPAKRGTMLVYLAGVAVSFSLMGLITPEWPVPSVVLVILLCALFVTGGCGITYAIVPLIKRRMTGRISGYVGAYGNVGAVVFLVAYTFVGESQFFYLIGAAALAAFLFCLFFMKEPAGAFSKEYQLYCVGKRPAEGGRGRASGARAPFADRGA is encoded by the coding sequence ATGGGCTCTAACCATTATAGCCAGATAGGCCTCAGGGACCTTTTCGACCTCAAGCGGGCCGACACAGTCATACTCCACAAGACCTGGTTCGCCTTCTTCCTTACCTTCTTCGTCTGGTTCAACATGGCCCCGCTCGCCACCACCATCGCGGCAGCGTCCGGCCTTACGATGGACGAATTGAAGCTCCTGGCCGTCTGCAACGTGGCACTTGCGGCCCCGGGCCGCTTCATCATGGCGGGCCTTACCGACAGGTTCGGCCCACGGAAGACGCTTACTCTCATCATGGTCGCAACCTCTGTGCCCTGCCTCGCGTTCGCCTTTGCCGGCTCGTACGGCCAGATGATCGTCTCAAGGCTCCTCCTCGGAATGGTGGGCACCGGCCTCATGGCGGGCATACACATGACCTCGCTCTGGTTCAGGCCCAGGGACATAGGGTTCGTGCAGGGCGTCGAGGCGGGCCTCGGGAACTGGGGCTCGTCCATTGCGGCAATGCTCATGCCGGTCCTGGCCCTTAACGTATTCGGCTCGTGGAGGCTCGCCATAGCCATGAGCGGGGTCCTGATGCTCGTCTACGGGGCCTATTTCTGGTACACCGTATCGGACGGCCCGGAGCGCGCGTTCCGCCGGAGCCCGGGGAAGGGCTCGGCCATAGAGGTCTCCTCCTGGGGCGACCTCGTTGCGGCGCTCATCTGGACCGCGCCGATAACGGGCGTCCTCGCACTCCTGGTCTGGAGAGCGAGGGGCATGGGCTACATCGGAGGGGAGATTGCCGCGCTCGCGTACGCCGTCATAGCCGCCGCGGTCCTTTACCAGACGGGCCGCGTCGTCCGCTTGAACCTCCCCATGCTGAAAAAAGGGGTCCCCGACAGGGACCGATACCGGTTCACCGACGTCGGCGCCCTGTGCCTCTGTTACGTCGCCACCTTCGGCGCGGAGGTCGCGGTAATATCGATGCTGCCGGTTTTCCTGCAGAACGGGTTCAGCCTCACGCCCCAGCTCGCGGGCCTTCTGGGCGCGGCCTTCGCGTTCCTCAATATCTTTTCGCGGGCGCTCGGGGGTTATATCACCGGCAGGATGCCCGCGAAAAGGGGCACCATGCTGGTGTACCTGGCCGGGGTGGCGGTAAGCTTCAGCCTCATGGGGCTCATAACTCCTGAGTGGCCCGTACCGTCCGTGGTGCTCGTAATTCTCCTGTGCGCGCTTTTCGTCACGGGTGGGTGCGGCATAACGTACGCCATAGTGCCGCTCATAAAGAGGCGCATGACTGGCAGGATATCTGGCTACGTCGGGGCATACGGGAACGTGGGCGCCGTCGTCTTCCTGGTCGCCTACACGTTCGTGGGAGAGAGCCAGTTTTTTTATCTGATAGGCGCGGCGGCCCTGGCAGCCTTCCTTTTCTGCCTCTTTTTCATGAAGGAGCCGGCCGGGGCCTTCTCAAAGGAGTACCAGCTTTACTGCGTGGGCAAGCGCCCGGCGGAGGGTGGGCGCGGCAGGGCTTCCGGGGCGCGGGCGCCTTTTGCGGACCGGGGCGCCTGA